Genomic segment of Elusimicrobiota bacterium:
CTTATTGTATGTGCTGTTATCGGTTTTGATATCCCACTTACTCTCGCATACTTTCTAAATAAATCGCACATACCTTGCATCCAAAATGGTGTCCCTGATAATGTAAGAAACACAGTATTGTTGCTGTTTCCATTTTTTAGGAGTCGTGGTCGGATTACTCGCAGATATTCTTTCAGATACTCGGTGGCTACTTTGGTAAGCGGGAGCATTCTCTCTTTTCCTCCCTTGCCGTCCTTAATTATACAAATTTTTTTCTCTAAATCCAAGTTATTTATTTTCAGTTTTCTTAATTCTGTGTTCCTCATTCCTGTCGCATAAAATAATTCAAGGATTGTTCTATCTCGGTAGCCAATTACTGTGTCTGTCCGCGGGATACTCAAAAACTTTTCCACTTCTTCCGTAGAGAGAATCGTTCTCGGTAGTCCTTTTTTTATCGTCGGTATTTCCATATCTTTCGCTGGGTTATGCAAAATTACTAAATTCTTCGTCAACCACTCAAAGAAGTATTTTATTGGCTGTAATTTCGCTGCGATACTTTGCTCGGTATATGGTTTATTGTTTTTGGGTTGACGGAATTTCCTTAACATCGTGTTATACTCGGTAATCATCTCTTGACCTACATCAGCAATTTTGTTTATCCCTTTACTCGTCAGAAATTTCTCAAAATGTTTTATTACATAACCAGTATGCTCTATCG
This window contains:
- a CDS encoding tyrosine-type recombinase/integrase — translated: MQQTKTEIEELREKYLEHLRINNYSADTIEHTGYVIKHFEKFLTSKGINKIADVGQEMITEYNTMLRKFRQPKNNKPYTEQSIAAKLQPIKYFFEWLTKNLVILHNPAKDMEIPTIKKGLPRTILSTEEVEKFLSIPRTDTVIGYRDRTILELFYATGMRNTELRKLKINNLDLEKKICIIKDGKGGKERMLPLTKVATEYLKEYLRVIRPRLLKNGNSNNTVFLTLSGTPFWMQGMCDLFRKYARVSGISKPITAHTIRHSIATHLLENGMDIRYIQEFLGHGSLQTTQLYSKVTLKGLRKFYNKHHPKEKRQRLLV